One Streptomyces sp. B21-105 genomic region harbors:
- a CDS encoding response regulator transcription factor, whose protein sequence is MIRVLLAEDLHMLRRALVSLLSLEGDIEVVAELSNGSEVVARALECRPDVAVLDIDLPGTDGISVASALYTTLPECRTLILTGLGQPGHLRRAVAAHARGFLPKDAEPERLTAAIRAIARGERAFDATLALAALETQPGALTSREVEVLRLAAQGEEAAQIARKLHLATGTVRNYLTTAVTKLGARNRVDAIRIARESGWL, encoded by the coding sequence GTGATCAGAGTCTTGCTGGCTGAGGATCTCCACATGCTGCGCAGGGCACTTGTCTCCCTGCTGAGCCTCGAAGGGGACATTGAGGTCGTCGCGGAGTTGTCGAACGGCTCGGAGGTCGTGGCGCGCGCCCTGGAGTGCCGGCCCGACGTCGCCGTGCTGGACATCGACCTGCCGGGCACGGACGGGATCAGCGTGGCGTCCGCGCTGTACACGACGCTGCCGGAGTGCCGCACGCTGATCCTCACCGGTCTGGGGCAGCCCGGCCATCTGCGCCGGGCGGTGGCGGCCCACGCCCGGGGCTTCCTGCCCAAGGACGCCGAGCCGGAGCGGCTGACCGCCGCGATCCGGGCCATCGCCAGGGGCGAGCGCGCGTTCGACGCGACGCTCGCCCTCGCCGCGCTGGAGACCCAGCCGGGCGCGCTCACCTCCCGCGAGGTCGAGGTGCTGCGGCTGGCGGCCCAGGGCGAGGAGGCCGCCCAGATAGCGCGCAAACTCCACCTCGCCACCGGCACGGTACGCAACTACCTGACCACCGCGGTCACCAAGCTGGGCGCCCGCAACCGGGTGGACGCCATCAGGATCGCCCGCGAATCAGGCTGGCTCTGA
- a CDS encoding sensor histidine kinase: protein MEPMEPNDLRVDETDATAAHLAPRIAAGITTVVLLAFGFVAVTYLMAARHPAPRLAGALGLLALVLALQFFISFPRLLPRVAPGLASRLGRHRWFLLGAQALLTYVPFLQFGLAWLPLPGLLAGSALLVLRDIRQGWTAFGLIVLSTDLLQFGIGLGWRNVSYTTVSTILTGLVVFGLSRLTDLVSEVHRSRAELAQFAVTQERLRFARDLHDLLGYSLSTITLKCELAYRLTPVTADQARQEISEVLDISRQALADVRAVAHGYREMSLCAEVRAAQAMLSTLGVQAKVDVASDSLSTEVDTVLATVFREGLTNILRHSEVRRCEIETGRRAGAVWFRLANDGVVRTGTVQGAEQGGGSGIKNLTFRVERLGGRLTAGVDDNGWFELRLEMPLGEVPAPRSPVRS from the coding sequence ATGGAACCTATGGAACCGAACGATCTGCGGGTCGATGAGACCGACGCGACGGCAGCGCACCTCGCACCCAGGATCGCGGCGGGCATCACCACGGTCGTCCTGCTGGCCTTCGGCTTCGTCGCCGTCACCTATCTGATGGCCGCCCGGCATCCCGCGCCCCGGCTGGCGGGGGCGCTGGGGCTGCTCGCGCTGGTGCTGGCGCTGCAGTTCTTCATCTCCTTCCCGCGGCTGCTGCCCAGGGTGGCGCCCGGGCTGGCGTCGCGGCTGGGCCGGCACCGCTGGTTCCTGCTTGGCGCGCAGGCACTGCTGACGTATGTGCCGTTCCTGCAGTTCGGGCTGGCCTGGCTCCCGTTGCCCGGGCTGCTGGCGGGGTCGGCGCTGCTGGTGCTGCGCGACATCCGGCAGGGGTGGACGGCGTTCGGCCTGATCGTCCTGAGCACGGACCTGCTGCAGTTCGGCATCGGGCTCGGCTGGCGGAACGTTTCCTACACCACCGTGTCCACGATCCTGACCGGCCTCGTCGTGTTCGGTCTGTCCCGGCTCACCGACCTGGTCTCCGAGGTGCACCGCTCCCGCGCCGAGCTGGCGCAGTTCGCGGTCACCCAGGAGCGGCTGCGCTTCGCCCGTGACCTGCACGACCTGCTCGGCTACAGCCTGTCCACGATCACCCTCAAATGCGAGCTCGCCTACCGGCTGACGCCGGTGACCGCCGACCAGGCCCGGCAGGAGATCTCCGAGGTCCTCGACATCTCCCGGCAGGCGCTCGCCGACGTCCGCGCGGTGGCCCACGGTTACCGGGAGATGTCGCTGTGCGCCGAGGTGCGCGCCGCCCAGGCCATGCTCTCGACGCTGGGCGTGCAGGCGAAGGTCGACGTGGCGTCCGACTCGCTGTCCACCGAGGTGGACACCGTGCTGGCCACGGTGTTCCGCGAGGGGCTGACCAACATCCTGCGCCACAGCGAGGTCAGACGGTGCGAGATCGAGACTGGCCGCCGGGCCGGCGCGGTCTGGTTCCGGCTGGCCAACGACGGCGTGGTCCGCACGGGGACGGTCCAGGGCGCGGAGCAGGGCGGCGGCAGCGGCATCAAGAACCTGACCTTCCGCGTGGAACGCCTCGGTGGCCGCCTCACGGCCGGCGTCGACGACAACGGCTGGTTCGAACTCCGCCTGGAGATGCCCCTGGGCGAGGTCCCGGCCCCCCGGTCGCCCGTACGGTCCTGA
- a CDS encoding acyl-CoA dehydrogenase family protein — MSVATLSTLPIRDLSAAAGELAALSAEHAAAADATGRLSADVVTALRASGFARHFVSARYGGTEGSVADFVRGVLRVSASCAATGWCVALLAASSRYAAHLPEQGHEKLWGSGADALVATGLVPAGTAEPAENGYRLSGRWQYISGVDFADWVLLCATVSEEDAGPRFFALPRGTFGVVQSWDCVGMRATGSHTVVVDDVFVPAHLSFARAEMETGVNSWSPLPAHNIPFQAIGATTFAAPAVGAAQGALRAAVRVLKGKRLTEAVQIELVRATARIDSARHLVEQNAAVIDDRTFTPTFLARNQRNASFAGEQAAEAVTALVRVAGTAGLSDSGELQRVWRDVTTATSHVALRYDITRAAANYSTALIEQAI, encoded by the coding sequence ATGAGCGTCGCCACCCTCTCCACCCTCCCCATCCGCGACCTGTCGGCGGCGGCCGGCGAGCTGGCCGCGCTGTCCGCCGAGCACGCCGCGGCCGCCGACGCCACCGGGCGTCTGTCCGCGGACGTCGTCACCGCCCTGCGCGCGAGCGGGTTCGCGCGGCACTTCGTCTCCGCGCGCTACGGCGGGACCGAGGGGAGTGTCGCCGACTTCGTGCGGGGCGTGCTGCGGGTGTCGGCGTCGTGCGCCGCCACCGGCTGGTGCGTCGCGCTGCTGGCCGCGTCCTCCCGCTACGCCGCGCACCTGCCCGAGCAGGGGCACGAGAAGCTGTGGGGGTCGGGCGCCGACGCCCTCGTCGCCACCGGCCTGGTGCCGGCGGGCACGGCCGAGCCGGCCGAGAACGGCTACCGGCTCTCCGGCCGCTGGCAGTACATCAGCGGCGTCGACTTCGCGGACTGGGTGCTGCTGTGCGCGACCGTGTCCGAGGAGGACGCGGGACCGCGCTTCTTCGCGCTGCCCAGGGGGACCTTCGGCGTGGTGCAGTCCTGGGACTGCGTCGGCATGCGGGCCACCGGAAGCCACACCGTGGTGGTGGACGACGTGTTCGTGCCGGCCCATCTGTCCTTCGCGCGCGCGGAGATGGAGACCGGCGTCAACAGCTGGTCCCCGCTGCCCGCGCACAACATCCCCTTCCAGGCGATCGGGGCGACCACCTTCGCCGCCCCCGCCGTGGGCGCCGCGCAGGGCGCGCTGAGGGCCGCCGTCCGCGTGCTGAAGGGCAAGCGGCTCACCGAGGCGGTGCAGATCGAGCTGGTCCGGGCGACCGCGCGGATCGACTCGGCGCGGCATCTGGTCGAGCAGAACGCCGCCGTGATCGACGACCGCACTTTCACGCCAACCTTTTTGGCACGCAATCAGCGCAATGCCTCGTTCGCCGGCGAACAGGCGGCCGAGGCCGTCACGGCGCTGGTGCGCGTGGCGGGCACGGCGGGACTGAGCGACTCGGGTGAGCTGCAGCGCGTCTGGCGGGACGTCACGACGGCGACCAGTCATGTGGCGCTGCGCTACGACATCACCCGGGCAGCGGCGAACTACAGCACGGCACTTATCGAACAAGCCATCTGA
- a CDS encoding methyltransferase, whose amino-acid sequence MTTPALPSLEARVKLYRIGMGFAALQFVQAAVDLKVADALDDEPLGADELAKAVDADPDALGRLLRALSCHGFFEAVEDGRFRHTELSRMIRQDSTWGAPDVIRFGWLHVPVSVLHHTADAVRTGEAAFPKVFGTQAQSYFVNDDPEAGAIFNRAMTANTILLNNAPALVAALAPSPGETVMDVGGGQGQLLLQLMEAYPDIDGVLLELEQVLPGVDERLRAGGALAARAELLAGDCRESVPGGADVYLYKHMMYMWDDDTVVTILRNTARAAASGARVVVVDMLLGGDSPFEEICTAVDLLMVLMGGGKRRSVDQFAALFEQAGLDYQGARSIEGDQSVLLTALVP is encoded by the coding sequence ATGACCACTCCCGCACTTCCCTCCCTCGAAGCCCGGGTGAAGCTGTACCGGATCGGTATGGGCTTCGCGGCCCTGCAGTTCGTCCAGGCCGCCGTCGACCTGAAGGTGGCCGACGCGCTGGACGACGAGCCGCTCGGCGCCGACGAGCTGGCGAAGGCCGTCGACGCGGACCCGGACGCGCTCGGCCGGCTGCTGCGCGCACTGTCCTGCCACGGGTTCTTCGAGGCCGTCGAGGACGGCCGGTTCCGCCACACCGAGCTGTCGCGGATGATCCGTCAGGACTCCACCTGGGGCGCCCCCGACGTCATCCGCTTCGGGTGGCTGCACGTGCCGGTCTCGGTGCTGCACCACACCGCGGACGCCGTGCGCACCGGCGAGGCGGCCTTCCCCAAGGTCTTCGGCACCCAGGCGCAGAGCTACTTCGTCAACGACGACCCCGAGGCCGGCGCGATCTTCAACCGGGCGATGACCGCCAACACCATCCTGCTCAACAACGCGCCCGCGCTGGTGGCGGCGCTCGCGCCGAGTCCCGGCGAGACGGTCATGGACGTGGGCGGCGGCCAGGGGCAGCTGCTGCTCCAGCTGATGGAGGCGTACCCCGACATCGACGGGGTGCTGCTCGAGCTGGAGCAGGTGCTGCCGGGCGTCGACGAACGGCTGCGGGCGGGCGGCGCGCTGGCCGCCCGCGCCGAACTGCTCGCCGGGGACTGCCGCGAGTCCGTGCCGGGCGGAGCGGACGTCTATCTGTACAAGCACATGATGTACATGTGGGACGACGACACCGTCGTCACCATCCTGCGCAACACCGCGCGGGCCGCGGCCTCCGGGGCCCGGGTCGTCGTCGTCGACATGCTGCTGGGCGGCGACAGCCCGTTCGAGGAGATCTGCACCGCCGTCGACCTGCTGATGGTGCTCATGGGCGGCGGGAAGCGGCGCAGCGTCGACCAGTTCGCGGCGCTGTTCGAGCAGGCCGGCCTCGACTACCAGGGCGCGCGCAGCATCGAGGGCGACCAGTCGGTCCTGCTGACCGCGCTCGTCCCGTAG
- a CDS encoding SagB family peptide dehydrogenase, with translation MRPDIVVDPDTDPEEALLLETPWEDLRIKEPSAALREAVRRMQLGPSAIPNILASASGSPGGAEKLLEELRPLQHLVVRTLAVGAVPLLSVVPISGQARFTRLKPLLGRVCRLSRFAVIRCAPGGGLAVESSLVDHKVELHHPGVMGMLGRIDGAADDFDAPHLPVAEAVRSYLVAAGVLVVADQPTGHGPGAAEPTFAEDRDPALTGWSPDELLVHSGSRRERYDRPRGAAFAQVGRMPPPPVVKPPAATDPDRPAHRITLARPDLDGGPGTGPAAADPSLTAVLECGDLPVVEDGELSLDRLGALLYRAARVRAMLPPADFDPAGYPTSERPYLSVDDSYALEVYVLADEGESCLPPGAYHYDPLDHCLERMGGDPGAAADLAGAARAGEPGPDGEPTVFIGISARFARAAYKFSGTAYSNVLKDVGALQQTMTLVARAMGLQSRVLPVGDADAFQRAVGLDWRVESSVGDMIISSRIPPS, from the coding sequence TTGAGGCCGGACATCGTTGTCGATCCGGACACCGATCCCGAGGAGGCCCTCCTGCTGGAGACGCCCTGGGAGGATCTCCGGATCAAGGAGCCCAGCGCCGCCCTGCGCGAGGCCGTGCGCCGGATGCAGCTCGGCCCGTCCGCCATCCCCAACATCCTCGCCTCGGCGTCGGGCTCGCCCGGCGGCGCCGAGAAGCTGCTGGAGGAACTCCGGCCGCTGCAGCACCTGGTGGTCCGCACGCTGGCCGTCGGCGCGGTGCCGCTGCTCTCGGTGGTGCCGATCTCCGGGCAGGCCCGGTTCACCCGGCTGAAGCCGCTGCTGGGCCGGGTCTGCCGGCTCTCGCGGTTCGCGGTGATCCGCTGTGCGCCAGGCGGCGGCCTGGCCGTCGAGTCGTCGCTCGTCGACCACAAGGTGGAGCTGCACCACCCGGGCGTCATGGGCATGCTGGGCCGGATCGACGGCGCGGCAGACGACTTCGACGCGCCGCACCTTCCGGTGGCCGAGGCGGTCCGGTCGTATCTGGTCGCCGCCGGCGTGCTGGTGGTCGCGGACCAGCCCACCGGGCACGGTCCGGGCGCCGCCGAGCCCACCTTCGCGGAGGACCGCGATCCGGCGCTCACCGGCTGGTCCCCGGACGAGCTGCTGGTGCACTCCGGCAGCCGTCGGGAGCGTTACGACCGCCCGCGCGGAGCCGCCTTCGCGCAGGTCGGCCGGATGCCCCCGCCGCCGGTGGTCAAACCGCCGGCCGCGACGGACCCGGACCGCCCCGCGCACCGGATCACGCTCGCCCGGCCCGACCTCGACGGGGGCCCGGGGACCGGGCCGGCGGCCGCCGACCCGTCCCTCACCGCGGTGCTGGAGTGCGGCGACCTGCCGGTCGTCGAGGACGGCGAGCTGTCGCTGGACCGGCTCGGCGCGCTGCTGTACCGGGCGGCCCGGGTCCGCGCCATGCTGCCGCCGGCCGACTTCGATCCGGCCGGCTACCCGACGAGTGAGCGCCCCTACCTCAGCGTCGACGACAGTTACGCGCTGGAGGTCTACGTGCTGGCCGACGAGGGGGAGTCCTGTCTGCCGCCGGGCGCATACCACTACGACCCGCTCGACCACTGCCTGGAGCGCATGGGCGGCGATCCCGGAGCCGCGGCCGACCTGGCGGGCGCCGCGCGCGCCGGGGAGCCGGGCCCGGACGGCGAGCCGACCGTGTTCATCGGCATATCCGCACGGTTCGCCCGCGCCGCCTACAAGTTCAGCGGCACCGCCTACAGCAACGTCCTCAAGGACGTGGGAGCGCTCCAGCAGACGATGACGCTCGTGGCGCGGGCGATGGGACTGCAGTCCCGCGTCCTGCCGGTCGGTGACGCGGACGCCTTCCAGCGGGCCGTCGGTCTGGACTGGCGGGTGGAGTCCAGCGTCGGCGACATGATCATCTCGAGTCGTATACCGCCGAGTTGA
- a CDS encoding beta-ketoacyl-[acyl-carrier-protein] synthase family protein, with protein sequence MSRRAVITGLGVISPGAIGVKEYWSLLAEGRTATRAISHFDPSAFRSRIAGEVDFHPLKSGLTPQDVRRLDRAAQFAVVAGREAVADAGLQFDVMDPTRVGVALGSAVGCTTSLEREFTIGSDGGRLWEVDQGYTVPHLYDYVNPSSMAAELATQTGAEGPVTLVSTGCTSGIDSVGYAARLIEEGSADVVVSGGTEAPLSPITVVCFDVLRASSTRNDDPEHACRPFDKTRDGLVLAEGCAIVVVEELEHARARGAQIYGEIAGYASRCNAYHMTGLESEGKDMASAIEVAMDEARILPPHIDYINAHGSGTKQNDLHETGAFKRSLGEDAFTTPISGFKSMIGHSLGAIGSLEIAGCLLGMREGLIPPTANLNEPDPLCDLDYVPNVAREKRLNTVLTVGSGFGGFQSAMILRNVRGAKR encoded by the coding sequence GTGTCCCGTCGCGCTGTGATCACCGGGCTCGGCGTCATTTCGCCAGGTGCCATAGGTGTCAAGGAATATTGGAGCCTACTTGCCGAGGGCAGGACGGCGACCAGGGCGATCTCCCACTTCGATCCCTCGGCCTTCCGCTCCCGCATCGCGGGCGAGGTCGACTTCCACCCGCTGAAGTCGGGGCTCACCCCGCAGGACGTGCGCCGCCTCGACCGGGCCGCGCAGTTCGCCGTGGTCGCCGGCCGGGAAGCCGTCGCGGACGCGGGCCTGCAGTTCGACGTCATGGACCCCACCCGGGTCGGCGTCGCCCTCGGCTCCGCCGTCGGCTGCACCACCAGTCTGGAGCGTGAGTTCACCATCGGCAGCGACGGCGGCCGGCTCTGGGAGGTCGACCAGGGTTACACCGTCCCGCATCTGTACGACTACGTGAACCCCAGCTCGATGGCGGCCGAACTCGCCACGCAGACCGGCGCGGAGGGACCGGTCACCCTGGTCTCCACCGGCTGCACCTCCGGCATCGACTCGGTGGGCTACGCCGCCCGGCTGATCGAGGAGGGCAGCGCCGACGTCGTCGTCAGCGGCGGCACGGAGGCCCCGCTTTCGCCGATCACGGTGGTGTGCTTCGACGTGCTCCGCGCGAGCTCCACCCGCAACGACGACCCCGAGCACGCCTGCCGTCCCTTCGACAAGACCCGCGACGGTCTGGTGCTGGCCGAGGGCTGCGCCATCGTCGTCGTCGAGGAGCTCGAGCACGCACGGGCCCGCGGCGCGCAGATCTACGGCGAGATCGCCGGGTACGCCTCGCGCTGCAACGCGTACCACATGACCGGTCTCGAGTCCGAGGGCAAGGACATGGCCTCGGCGATCGAGGTGGCGATGGACGAGGCGCGGATCCTGCCCCCGCACATCGACTACATCAACGCGCACGGCTCGGGCACCAAGCAGAACGACCTGCACGAGACGGGCGCCTTCAAGCGCAGCCTCGGCGAGGACGCCTTCACCACGCCGATCAGCGGCTTCAAGTCGATGATCGGTCACTCGCTGGGCGCGATCGGCTCGCTGGAGATCGCCGGCTGCCTGCTCGGCATGCGCGAGGGGCTGATCCCGCCGACGGCCAACCTCAACGAACCCGACCCGCTGTGCGACCTGGACTACGTGCCCAACGTGGCCCGCGAGAAGCGGCTCAACACCGTGCTGACCGTCGGCAGCGGCTTCGGCGGCTTCCAGAGCGCGATGATCCTGCGAAACGTACGAGGAGCGAAGCGATGA
- a CDS encoding FMN-dependent NADH-azoreductase produces MPHLLHIDSSAMSRGSVSRELAKTFRRAWQKENPDGVVTYRDLGAVPVPPLTEAGVTAGFVPPAAHDGHQRAAMLLRDELVEELLAADTLLVSTPMYNWSIPSTLKAWLDQVLVNDRTITFDGSPGPLAGRPATVVASYGGGYSPGAPMEKANHCGPYLQTVFGTGLGLDVEIIAAQLSLAPRVPAMAALVPLAEQSLAEAHQAAEQRAREVSAVPVR; encoded by the coding sequence ATGCCGCATCTGCTGCACATCGACTCCTCCGCCATGTCCCGGGGCTCGGTCTCCCGGGAACTGGCCAAGACCTTCCGCCGGGCGTGGCAGAAGGAGAACCCGGACGGTGTCGTCACCTACCGGGACCTGGGCGCCGTGCCCGTGCCACCGCTGACCGAGGCGGGCGTCACCGCGGGGTTCGTCCCGCCGGCCGCGCACGACGGCCACCAGCGCGCCGCCATGCTGCTGCGCGACGAGCTCGTCGAGGAGCTGCTGGCCGCCGACACGCTGCTGGTGAGCACCCCGATGTACAACTGGTCGATCCCCTCCACGCTCAAGGCGTGGCTCGACCAGGTGCTGGTCAACGACCGCACGATCACCTTCGACGGCAGCCCCGGCCCGCTGGCCGGGCGTCCCGCGACCGTCGTCGCCAGCTACGGCGGCGGCTACAGCCCGGGCGCTCCCATGGAGAAGGCCAACCACTGCGGCCCCTACCTGCAGACCGTGTTCGGCACCGGTCTCGGACTGGACGTCGAGATCATCGCCGCCCAGCTCTCGCTGGCCCCCCGGGTGCCCGCGATGGCCGCGCTCGTGCCGCTCGCCGAGCAGTCGCTGGCCGAGGCCCACCAGGCGGCCGAGCAGCGGGCCCGTGAGGTGTCCGCCGTGCCGGTGCGGTGA
- a CDS encoding winged helix DNA-binding domain-containing protein, which translates to MSTTSAGPVLSVRALNRALIHRQLLAERSTLSPAQAVAHLAGLQAQAPNPPYIGLWTRLADFAVEDLAALVRERKVVRIALMRSTIHLVTDDDCLALRPLLAEMLARTVKGQFGRQVAGLATDEIAKLGAELAEERTLTFAELGALMAQRMPGHDANALAQTVRNLVPLVQVPPRGLWGHSGQAAHTTVERWLGRGLDPDASLDTYVRRYLAAFGPASVKDMQKWSGLTRLKEAFTRLGPALRTYRDEAGTVLYDLVGTRLPDPSEELPARYLPEFDNILLSHADRARIMAAEHRPRVFTSNGIIRATFLIDGFVRGLWRIDRAKDAATLVVEPFVPLARRDVAELTEEGERLLRFAASGTGRHDIRFETVG; encoded by the coding sequence GTGAGCACTACGTCCGCAGGCCCGGTCCTGAGTGTGCGTGCGCTCAACCGCGCACTGATCCACCGCCAGTTGCTCGCCGAGCGGTCCACGCTGTCGCCCGCGCAGGCCGTCGCCCATCTGGCCGGGCTGCAGGCCCAGGCCCCCAACCCGCCGTACATCGGGCTGTGGACCCGGCTCGCGGACTTCGCGGTCGAGGACCTGGCGGCCTTGGTCCGGGAGCGGAAGGTGGTGCGCATCGCGCTGATGCGCTCCACCATCCACCTCGTCACCGACGACGACTGCCTCGCCCTGCGTCCGCTGCTGGCCGAGATGCTGGCCCGCACGGTCAAGGGGCAGTTCGGCCGGCAGGTCGCGGGCCTGGCCACCGACGAGATCGCCAAGCTGGGCGCGGAGCTGGCCGAGGAGCGCACGCTCACCTTCGCCGAGCTGGGCGCGCTGATGGCGCAGCGCATGCCGGGGCACGACGCCAACGCGCTGGCGCAGACCGTGCGCAACCTGGTGCCGCTGGTCCAGGTCCCGCCGCGCGGGCTCTGGGGCCACAGCGGGCAGGCCGCGCACACCACCGTCGAGCGCTGGCTGGGCCGCGGGCTCGATCCGGACGCCTCCCTCGACACCTATGTACGGCGCTACCTGGCCGCGTTCGGCCCGGCGAGCGTCAAGGACATGCAGAAGTGGTCCGGTCTGACCCGGCTGAAGGAGGCGTTCACCCGGCTCGGGCCGGCCCTGCGCACCTACCGGGACGAGGCCGGGACCGTGCTGTACGACCTGGTGGGGACGCGGCTGCCGGACCCGTCCGAGGAGCTGCCCGCCCGGTATCTGCCCGAGTTCGACAACATCCTGCTCTCGCACGCCGACCGGGCACGGATCATGGCGGCGGAGCACCGTCCGAGGGTCTTCACCAGCAACGGCATCATCCGCGCCACCTTCCTGATCGACGGCTTCGTGCGGGGCCTGTGGCGGATCGACCGCGCCAAGGACGCCGCCACCCTGGTCGTCGAGCCCTTCGTCCCCCTGGCACGCCGGGACGTCGCCGAACTGACCGAGGAGGGGGAGCGGCTGCTGCGCTTCGCCGCCTCCGGGACCGGGCGCCACGACATCCGGTTCGAGACGGTCGGCTGA
- a CDS encoding nuclear transport factor 2 family protein has protein sequence MSPTLQHSEQHSEQHTGQNADVSSEIAAFYAHQMPLLEARDFEAFVQTFTEDCSFGYEGAWQLGSRPALLEGVRANISRYGTSTIRHWFENRRAEPQPDGALRVTATCLVSVTDENGDVTFEPSCVVTDELVRTGEGLRVRARVIRHDVPDPGRFYARLAAQHS, from the coding sequence GTGTCACCGACACTGCAGCACTCGGAGCAGCACTCGGAGCAGCACACCGGCCAGAACGCGGATGTCTCCTCGGAGATCGCCGCCTTCTACGCCCACCAGATGCCGCTGCTGGAGGCGCGCGACTTCGAGGCCTTCGTGCAGACCTTCACCGAGGACTGTTCCTTCGGCTACGAGGGCGCCTGGCAGCTGGGCAGCCGCCCAGCGCTGCTGGAGGGCGTGCGCGCGAACATCTCCCGCTACGGGACCAGCACCATCCGGCACTGGTTCGAGAACCGCCGGGCCGAGCCGCAGCCGGACGGCGCGCTCCGGGTCACCGCCACCTGCCTGGTCAGCGTCACCGACGAGAACGGCGACGTGACCTTCGAGCCGAGCTGTGTCGTCACCGACGAACTGGTGCGCACCGGGGAGGGGCTGCGCGTCAGGGCCCGGGTCATCCGCCACGACGTGCCCGACCCGGGCCGCTTCTACGCCCGGCTCGCGGCCCAGCACAGCTGA
- a CDS encoding zinc-binding dehydrogenase, with product MSDGTPTKSQEVRLVSYPDGELSLDHFEVAVTELAEPEPGQVVVRNDWMSLGTVYRDQMQSSLDIPIPVFQLGQPMWGRTVGTVVKSASPDLAVGDLVEHFSGWRDHVVGYAGQFFRRDPELLPGSEYFLSNGPTAWRGLAEIAKVREGDVVFVSGATSGVGCLAAHIAKALGAAKVIGSTGSPQKIDFLVQEAGYDAAFDYHDGPVVDRLRELAPDGITVFFDNVGGEQFEAAVQAAAPGPASRSAARWPHSTARTPAPGWTSRVSSRASCPSRASPPCTPRSRSRTGTRSSARGSPRAGSPSRTPWWRAASPRCRRP from the coding sequence ATGTCCGACGGGACGCCGACGAAGAGCCAGGAGGTGCGGCTCGTCTCCTACCCGGACGGCGAGCTCTCCCTCGACCACTTCGAGGTCGCCGTGACGGAGCTGGCCGAGCCGGAGCCGGGTCAGGTGGTGGTCCGCAACGACTGGATGTCCCTCGGCACGGTCTACCGCGACCAGATGCAGTCCTCGCTGGACATCCCTATCCCCGTGTTCCAGCTGGGGCAGCCCATGTGGGGCCGCACGGTCGGCACCGTGGTGAAGTCCGCCAGCCCCGACCTTGCCGTGGGCGACCTGGTCGAGCACTTCAGCGGCTGGCGCGACCATGTCGTGGGCTACGCCGGACAGTTCTTCAGGCGGGACCCCGAACTGCTGCCCGGCAGCGAGTACTTCCTCTCCAACGGGCCCACGGCCTGGCGCGGGCTCGCCGAGATCGCCAAGGTCCGCGAGGGCGACGTGGTGTTCGTCTCCGGCGCGACCTCCGGCGTCGGCTGCCTCGCCGCCCACATCGCCAAGGCGCTCGGCGCGGCGAAGGTCATCGGCAGCACCGGCTCCCCGCAGAAGATCGACTTCCTGGTCCAAGAGGCCGGCTACGACGCGGCGTTCGACTACCACGACGGCCCGGTCGTCGACCGGCTGCGCGAGCTGGCGCCGGACGGGATCACGGTCTTCTTCGACAACGTCGGCGGCGAGCAGTTCGAGGCCGCGGTGCAGGCGGCCGCCCCGGGGCCCGCTTCGCGCTCTGCGGCTCGCTGGCCGCACAGCACGGCGAGGACGCCCGCCCCCGGCTGGACCTCACGAGTCTCATCCCGCGCGAGCTGTCCTTCCAGGGCTTCGCCACCCTGCACACCCCGCAGCAGATCGAGGACTGGAACGCGCAGTTCGGCGCGTGGCTCGCCGAGGGCCGGATCTCCTTCCCGCACACCGTGGTGGAGGGCGGCGTCGCCGCGCTGCCGCAGGCCATGA